From one Streptomyces sp. ICC1 genomic stretch:
- a CDS encoding peroxiredoxin, with product MTRIPDVGDVVGDFSLPGGQLTEDVFVRGEYSLGEQRGNPVVLAFYPGDNTPVCTAQLCSYSDGLEALAACGAQVWGISPQGVDSHEAFARSRGLRMPLLADTDREVARALGIAAPVIGLRRAVFVVAPDGTLHWKHVGTLGMRFPSAEVIAEQLAGVTAAG from the coding sequence GTGACCCGAATCCCGGACGTGGGCGATGTCGTGGGCGATTTCTCGCTGCCCGGCGGCCAACTCACCGAGGACGTTTTCGTACGAGGGGAGTACTCGCTCGGCGAACAGCGCGGCAACCCGGTCGTTCTCGCCTTCTACCCCGGCGACAACACCCCCGTGTGCACCGCGCAGTTGTGCTCCTACTCCGACGGCCTGGAGGCGCTCGCCGCGTGCGGTGCCCAGGTGTGGGGCATCAGCCCGCAGGGCGTCGACAGCCACGAGGCCTTCGCCCGGTCCCGCGGACTGCGGATGCCGCTGCTCGCCGACACCGACCGGGAGGTGGCGCGCGCCCTGGGCATCGCCGCCCCCGTGATCGGCCTGCGGCGGGCCGTCTTCGTCGTCGCGCCGGACGGCACCCTGCACTGGAAGCACGTCGGCACGCTCGGGATGAGGTTCCCGTCCGCCGAGGTGATCGCGGAGCAGCTGGCCGGCGTGACCGCCGCCGGCTGA
- a CDS encoding oleate hydratase: MAKAYLVGAGIASLSAAALLIREGRFEGSDITILEAQDRTGGSLDAAGDPETGYTMRGGRMFELHFECTYDLLSSIPSLDAPGTSVTDDTFAFHEDFAWNDKARLVDSDGHRVDTRSMGFSERDRLDLVACVATPESRLDGKRISDCFTPEFFTTNFWFMWCTTFAFEPWHSAIEFRRYLNRFVHLFKTFDTMSGIYRTRFNQYDSIVRPLQSWLRANGVSFAMNTTVTDVELADGDAVTVTSLSCTRDGAAERIPVGPKDLVFVTNGSMTANSTLGSTDSPAVLDTSAPDASWRLWQTLAAKRPHLGDPSVFDSSVADSTWGSFTVTTKDPTFFKAMEEFSGSEAGKGGLITFKDSGWLLTIVLNHQPHFHEQPEDTYVWWGYALFPDKTGDHVGKTMAACTGREILSEVLGHLRLEQSEQILESSIVRPALMPYITSQFLVRKAGDRPRVVPEGSTNLAFIGQYAEVPDDVVFTVEYSVRTAWTAVAGLLRLDRQPPPVYKGGHDPKVLLEALHTMHRR, encoded by the coding sequence GTGGCCAAGGCCTATCTGGTGGGTGCGGGCATCGCTTCCCTGTCGGCGGCGGCGCTGCTGATCAGGGAGGGCCGGTTCGAGGGCTCCGACATCACGATCCTGGAGGCCCAGGACCGCACGGGCGGGAGCCTGGACGCGGCGGGAGACCCCGAGACCGGCTACACCATGCGCGGCGGCCGCATGTTCGAGCTGCACTTCGAGTGCACCTACGACCTGCTGAGCTCCATCCCCTCCCTGGACGCGCCGGGCACCTCGGTCACCGACGACACCTTCGCCTTCCACGAGGACTTCGCCTGGAACGACAAGGCCCGCCTCGTCGACTCCGACGGCCACCGCGTCGACACCCGATCGATGGGGTTCTCCGAGCGCGACCGGCTCGACCTGGTCGCGTGCGTGGCCACCCCCGAGTCGCGCCTCGACGGCAAGCGCATCTCCGACTGCTTCACCCCGGAGTTCTTCACCACCAACTTCTGGTTCATGTGGTGCACCACCTTCGCGTTCGAGCCCTGGCACTCGGCGATCGAGTTCCGGCGCTACCTCAACCGGTTCGTGCACCTCTTCAAGACCTTCGACACCATGTCGGGGATCTACCGCACCCGCTTCAACCAGTACGACTCGATCGTGCGCCCGCTCCAGTCCTGGCTGCGCGCCAACGGCGTCTCGTTCGCGATGAACACCACCGTGACCGACGTGGAGCTGGCCGACGGCGACGCCGTCACCGTCACCTCCCTCTCCTGTACGCGCGACGGCGCGGCCGAGCGGATCCCCGTCGGCCCCAAGGACCTGGTGTTCGTCACCAACGGCTCGATGACCGCGAACTCGACCCTCGGTTCCACCGATTCCCCGGCCGTGCTGGACACCTCCGCGCCGGACGCCTCGTGGCGGCTGTGGCAGACCCTGGCGGCCAAGCGCCCCCACCTGGGCGACCCTTCGGTCTTCGATTCCTCCGTCGCGGACTCCACCTGGGGCTCCTTCACCGTCACCACGAAGGACCCGACCTTCTTCAAGGCCATGGAGGAGTTCTCCGGCAGCGAGGCCGGCAAGGGCGGGCTGATCACCTTCAAGGACTCCGGCTGGCTGCTGACCATCGTCCTCAATCACCAGCCGCACTTCCACGAGCAGCCCGAGGACACGTACGTCTGGTGGGGCTACGCCCTGTTCCCCGACAAGACCGGCGACCACGTGGGCAAGACGATGGCCGCGTGCACGGGCCGGGAGATCCTGAGCGAGGTCCTCGGACACCTGCGCCTCGAGCAGAGCGAGCAGATCCTGGAGTCCTCGATCGTCCGGCCGGCGCTGATGCCGTACATCACCAGCCAGTTCCTCGTCCGCAAGGCGGGCGACCGGCCCCGGGTCGTCCCCGAGGGGTCCACCAACCTGGCCTTCATCGGCCAGTACGCCGAGGTCCCCGACGACGTGGTGTTCACCGTCGAGTACTCGGTGCGCACCGCCTGGACCGCCGTCGCCGGGCTGCTCCGCCTGGACCGGCAGCCGCCCCCCGTCTACAAGGGCGGCCACGACCCCAAGGTGCTCCTCGAAGCCCTGCACACGATGCACCGCCGCTGA
- a CDS encoding PQQ-binding-like beta-propeller repeat protein, translating to MPVGVREFVRELLLEAEDALRALPADSVTRIEVLAVGADAAARFDAELAARLLADAESAAWTGGDGDGARVARLLTALAKATAAHAPARARRLLTDAQQALFTVSGAERRGPLRAVAEELARVAPEQAALIAEYHFEGSPADNRLRARIGTAVNAADPGEAELRLASIADAGLRGAATYDMVLAVAPRDLSAALRLSERIGSAGGRLLALCQVARDLAEAGDPAGGARALEQAEQELPLFLEERAAWLREEAAHHAEQGRLVRAERLRNQAAGLLRRHPEEAADEKAGHGLDSLARARESVERGARPPLDPAAARERAGRARNLPEAADRARALARTARECVAAGRAPWPAEAAAAGSAPAERTDLGGPDAGRRSGTPTAAPGKQAWRGDARPDELHAAGAHVVWRAGTEVGCVRAEAGTTRWTAHADAGAAAPALPGTGQVWARSAADAATVYVEVGRGGEEGVRLLAREPRDGRVRWWRDLPSAGALRSIGPVLLHGAPGDLTALHSATGEILWRRAVTDPSTRSAAAVGDCLLLGDERQFQALDLMSGRRTWSQLRGREAFERTHAQRPVHVLDGEVLRALDGGTGRELWQFALGVRARGPLVERGTVYAAAHRAQGGDLVFALDAETGALRWQRTVVRHDAAECTLELLGLRPGGLYVRARSGGRRGLLGREAGPFVAVLDPATGRQLRQWVHPALAEGDAVLVGGHLVLSRPELAAYGLP from the coding sequence GTGCCCGTCGGGGTGCGGGAGTTCGTACGGGAGCTGCTGCTGGAGGCCGAGGACGCGCTGCGCGCGCTGCCGGCGGACAGCGTGACGCGGATCGAGGTGCTGGCGGTCGGCGCCGACGCCGCGGCCCGCTTCGACGCGGAGCTCGCGGCCCGGCTGCTGGCCGACGCCGAGAGCGCGGCGTGGACCGGCGGCGATGGCGACGGGGCGCGGGTGGCCCGGCTGCTGACGGCTCTGGCCAAGGCCACCGCGGCGCACGCCCCGGCGCGGGCCCGGCGGCTGCTGACCGATGCCCAGCAGGCACTGTTCACGGTGTCCGGCGCGGAGCGGCGGGGCCCGCTGCGCGCGGTGGCGGAGGAGCTGGCCCGGGTCGCCCCCGAGCAGGCCGCCCTGATCGCCGAGTACCACTTCGAGGGCAGCCCGGCCGACAACCGGCTCCGCGCCCGCATCGGCACCGCCGTCAACGCGGCCGACCCCGGGGAGGCCGAGCTCCGGCTGGCGTCGATCGCGGACGCCGGGCTGCGCGGGGCCGCCACCTACGACATGGTGCTGGCCGTCGCCCCGCGCGACCTGTCGGCGGCCCTGCGCCTGAGCGAGCGGATCGGCTCCGCCGGGGGCCGGCTGCTGGCGCTGTGCCAGGTGGCGCGCGATCTGGCCGAAGCCGGGGACCCGGCGGGCGGGGCCCGGGCGTTGGAGCAGGCCGAACAGGAGCTGCCGCTGTTCCTGGAGGAGCGGGCGGCCTGGCTGCGCGAGGAGGCCGCGCACCACGCCGAGCAGGGGCGGCTCGTCCGGGCGGAGCGGCTGCGCAACCAGGCCGCAGGCCTGCTGCGCCGCCACCCCGAGGAGGCCGCCGACGAGAAGGCCGGCCACGGCCTGGACTCGCTGGCCCGCGCCCGCGAGAGCGTCGAGCGGGGTGCACGGCCGCCGCTGGACCCGGCGGCCGCGCGGGAGCGCGCGGGCCGGGCCCGCAACCTGCCCGAAGCGGCCGACCGGGCCCGCGCGCTGGCCCGTACCGCGCGGGAGTGCGTGGCGGCGGGCCGGGCCCCCTGGCCGGCGGAGGCCGCCGCCGCGGGGAGCGCACCGGCCGAGAGGACGGACCTGGGCGGCCCGGACGCGGGGCGGCGCTCCGGGACCCCGACCGCGGCCCCCGGGAAGCAGGCGTGGCGCGGCGACGCCCGCCCGGACGAACTGCACGCGGCCGGAGCCCACGTGGTGTGGCGGGCGGGCACCGAGGTGGGCTGCGTACGGGCCGAGGCGGGCACGACCCGGTGGACGGCCCACGCCGACGCGGGCGCGGCCGCGCCGGCGCTGCCCGGAACCGGGCAGGTGTGGGCGCGGAGCGCGGCGGACGCCGCCACGGTGTACGTCGAAGTGGGGCGCGGCGGCGAGGAAGGGGTGCGGCTGCTCGCGCGGGAGCCGCGCGACGGGCGGGTGCGGTGGTGGCGGGACCTGCCGTCGGCGGGGGCGCTGCGCAGCATCGGTCCGGTGCTGCTCCACGGGGCGCCGGGCGATCTGACCGCCCTGCACTCGGCGACGGGCGAGATCCTGTGGCGGCGCGCGGTGACCGACCCGTCCACCCGCTCCGCCGCGGCGGTCGGCGACTGCCTGCTCCTCGGCGACGAGAGACAGTTCCAGGCGCTGGACCTGATGAGCGGGCGCCGGACCTGGTCGCAGCTGCGGGGCCGGGAGGCCTTCGAGCGCACGCACGCCCAGCGGCCCGTGCACGTGCTGGACGGCGAGGTCCTGCGCGCCCTGGACGGCGGGACCGGCCGGGAGCTGTGGCAGTTCGCCCTGGGGGTCCGGGCGCGGGGGCCGCTCGTCGAGCGCGGCACGGTGTACGCGGCCGCGCACCGCGCGCAGGGCGGTGACCTGGTCTTCGCGCTGGACGCGGAGACCGGGGCGCTGCGCTGGCAGCGGACCGTGGTCCGGCACGACGCCGCCGAGTGCACGCTCGAACTGCTGGGCCTGCGGCCGGGCGGCCTGTACGTGCGGGCCCGGTCCGGCGGCCGGCGCGGACTGCTGGGCCGGGAGGCGGGTCCCTTCGTCGCCGTCCTGGACCCGGCGACGGGCCGGCAGTTGCGCCAGTGGGTGCACCCGGCGCTCGCCGAGGGGGACGCCGTGCTCGTCGGCGGCCACCTCGTCCTGTCCCGGCCGGAGCTCGCGGCGTACGGGCTGCCGTAA
- a CDS encoding SDR family NAD(P)-dependent oxidoreductase, translating to MNAVDYRGQTTLITGAGSGLGEEFARRPAARGSGPVLVARRADRLEALAGELPAA from the coding sequence ATGAACGCGGTCGACTACCGGGGCCAGACCACACTGATCACGGGCGCCGGCTCCGGGCTCGGCGAGGAGTTCGCGCGCCGGCCGGCCGCCCGGGGATCCGGCCCCGTCCTCGTCGCCCGCCGCGCGGACCGGCTCGAGGCGCTGGCCGGCGAGCTCCCGGCCGCGTAA